The proteins below are encoded in one region of Rhodothermus profundi:
- a CDS encoding translation initiation factor IF-2: protein MYDEQIRKLIEQFRAKFLELSSEEIQRLIEETKAEALAEARAIIKEQMLEAILEQSARMQLRQAPQPTQTTQPTPPPRKPEPTQRPPFETPRVTLVSRPETPSKPPSSKPEPAAVEAAEQNGTEVDGARKILREIENLRQQLSANEEWLTRGGSVADEHAGE from the coding sequence ATGTACGACGAGCAGATTCGTAAGTTGATCGAACAGTTTCGGGCAAAATTTCTGGAACTTTCGAGTGAAGAAATTCAGCGCTTGATCGAAGAGACAAAGGCTGAAGCGCTGGCCGAAGCGCGTGCCATTATTAAGGAGCAGATGCTGGAGGCCATCCTGGAACAGTCAGCGCGTATGCAACTCCGGCAGGCTCCCCAGCCGACGCAAACGACCCAGCCAACGCCTCCGCCCCGGAAACCTGAACCAACGCAACGCCCCCCTTTTGAGACGCCCCGGGTGACGCTGGTCAGTCGCCCGGAGACACCTTCCAAGCCTCCTTCCTCTAAGCCAGAACCGGCTGCTGTCGAGGCGGCAGAGCAAAATGGTACCGAAGTGGACGGAGCTCGCAAGATCCTGCGTGAGATTGAAAACCTTCGTCAACAGCTCAGTGCCAATGAGGAGTGGCTAACTCGGGGTGGTTCCGTTGCAGACGAACATGCCGGTGAATAA
- a CDS encoding glycosyltransferase, which yields MPRVDPSLSIPNHPAALVPCDLSVIIVNYNVRDLLEQALHSIFRAAEGLSLEVFVVDNNSVDGSAEMVRSRFPQVQLITNTENVGFSRANNQAIRRARGRYLLLLNPDTIVQEDTLRTMVDFLDAHPDVGAAGCKILNPDGSFAPESRRSFPTPAVAFYRMVGLSHLFPRSRRFGRYNLTYLPPDIETEVDALSGSCMFVRHAALYFSRTAYARLCRKGMGTVAHLLPEGLQPDGGAGLLDETFFMYGEDLDWCYRIQQAGWKIVYTPRTQIIHYKGESTKKGELRYVRLFYGAMLRFVEKHFRHRYPPVFLTLLRAGIALRAGLSALHRSTRQLLPVLMDGTLAALIVMLGGWLRSLAAGRALAPLFLLSVVPAYALSTVAGIALMGGYRRGRTWHLRPVFYGTLISLLFMGTLSFMVPDIAFSRMVVLLSAPFMLIALASWRLVGRRRRAARLQRTLLVGPAAEARRLHRLLEAAPWPSFQLIGYVSTELDENAQAVPPRLGALHHLRDLVRLQQIDTVIFATAGLSHTMVLQLIQQLRDLPVQFKILPEGRPHVIGKAHIETLEPPALVDAEAALPTLRSLPGRRALEFSLALLGLALWPVLKGLACLTGQPGLTRLAQRLKFLPEVLRGRRALVGCQPAEEPLLPPAWGIRPGLFAVSEARPIPPRTPEDIRQLYAYYMQQRTAWLDLVLLFRAIRQILHPS from the coding sequence ATGCCCCGCGTCGATCCATCCCTTTCTATTCCGAATCATCCGGCCGCACTGGTCCCCTGTGACCTATCGGTCATTATTGTTAACTATAACGTGCGCGACCTGCTGGAACAGGCGCTGCATTCTATCTTTCGAGCAGCCGAAGGGCTTTCGCTAGAAGTTTTTGTCGTGGACAACAACTCGGTAGACGGCTCGGCCGAAATGGTCCGTAGCCGATTTCCACAGGTGCAGCTCATTACCAACACGGAAAACGTGGGCTTCAGCCGGGCCAACAATCAGGCTATTCGGCGCGCGCGTGGCCGCTATCTGCTGCTGCTCAACCCCGACACCATTGTGCAGGAAGACACGCTGCGCACCATGGTGGATTTCCTGGATGCCCACCCCGACGTAGGCGCGGCGGGCTGCAAGATTCTGAACCCTGACGGATCTTTCGCTCCCGAAAGCCGTCGCTCATTTCCTACTCCCGCTGTTGCCTTCTATCGGATGGTGGGGTTGAGTCACCTGTTTCCACGCAGCCGTCGATTCGGCCGCTATAACCTGACCTACCTGCCGCCGGATATCGAAACCGAAGTCGATGCCCTTAGCGGCTCCTGCATGTTTGTTCGACACGCTGCGCTTTACTTTTCCCGCACGGCCTACGCGCGCCTGTGCCGCAAAGGGATGGGCACGGTCGCCCACCTGCTCCCTGAGGGTCTGCAACCAGACGGCGGCGCCGGTCTGCTCGACGAGACGTTCTTTATGTACGGCGAAGACCTAGACTGGTGCTATCGCATCCAGCAAGCTGGCTGGAAAATTGTCTACACCCCCCGTACGCAAATCATTCACTATAAGGGAGAAAGCACGAAAAAAGGAGAGCTGCGCTACGTGCGTCTGTTCTACGGCGCCATGCTCCGGTTTGTCGAAAAACACTTCCGCCATCGCTATCCTCCAGTGTTTCTGACGCTGCTCCGGGCGGGCATTGCCCTGCGCGCCGGTCTGTCGGCGCTGCATCGCAGCACCCGTCAACTGCTGCCAGTGCTCATGGACGGGACCCTGGCTGCCCTGATCGTGATGCTGGGGGGATGGCTGCGGTCTCTGGCAGCCGGACGCGCGCTGGCACCGCTGTTCTTACTTTCCGTCGTTCCAGCCTATGCCCTGAGTACAGTGGCAGGCATCGCCCTCATGGGGGGATACCGCCGCGGCCGCACCTGGCATCTGCGTCCGGTCTTTTACGGCACCCTGATCAGCCTGCTGTTCATGGGGACGCTGTCGTTCATGGTGCCCGACATAGCCTTTTCGCGCATGGTTGTGCTGCTCAGCGCTCCTTTCATGCTGATTGCTCTAGCAAGCTGGCGCCTTGTAGGACGGCGCCGTCGCGCGGCTCGGTTGCAGCGCACGCTGCTTGTAGGACCTGCTGCCGAAGCCCGGCGCCTGCATCGTTTACTGGAAGCAGCGCCCTGGCCTTCCTTCCAGCTAATCGGCTATGTCTCAACCGAACTGGATGAAAATGCGCAGGCAGTCCCTCCCCGTCTGGGTGCGCTGCATCATCTGCGCGACCTGGTACGTCTCCAGCAAATAGACACGGTGATCTTTGCAACCGCCGGCCTGTCGCACACGATGGTCCTGCAACTTATCCAGCAGCTACGCGACCTGCCAGTGCAGTTCAAGATCCTGCCGGAAGGGCGGCCGCACGTAATTGGCAAAGCGCACATTGAAACGCTGGAGCCTCCCGCGCTTGTTGATGCCGAAGCTGCGCTTCCGACGCTTCGGAGCCTGCCCGGACGCCGTGCGTTGGAGTTCAGTCTGGCGTTGCTGGGGCTGGCGCTGTGGCCCGTCCTGAAAGGACTGGCCTGCCTGACGGGCCAACCAGGATTAACGCGCCTGGCTCAGCGCCTGAAATTCCTGCCCGAAGTGCTGCGTGGACGCCGCGCGCTGGTTGGATGTCAACCGGCCGAAGAGCCCCTTTTACCTCCAGCCTGGGGCATCCGGCCGGGGTTGTTCGCCGTTAGCGAAGCGCGTCCTATTCCTCCCCGCACGCCAGAAGACATTCGCCAGCTTTATGCTTATTATATGCAACAGCGGACGGCCTGGCTGGATCTTGTGCTCCTTTTCCGGGCCATCCGCCAGATACTTCATCCATCTTGA
- a CDS encoding acetyl-CoA carboxylase carboxyltransferase subunit alpha, giving the protein MARKSSRYLLDFEKPIAELEEKLDEMRALMAENAEVDLSAEISALEARVAALRESVYRNLTRWQRVQIARHPERPYTLDYIGALSEGFVELHGDRCVGDDPAIVGGFATFQGSRFGYRDRTVLFVGHQKGRDTKSRKFRRFGMPNPEGYRKALRLMKLAAKFGKPIITLLDTPGAYPGIEAEERGQAEAIARNLFEMARLPVPIVVVVIGEGASGGALGIGVGDRILMLENAWYSVIAPESCSQILWRSWDYKEEAARALKLTAADLLKLGVIDEIIPEPIGGAHRDPEATFQAVGAAIARALQTLEGIAPRALVDSRIEKFARMGVYREVPETTPSTETGSA; this is encoded by the coding sequence ATGGCACGAAAATCATCACGATACTTGCTTGATTTTGAAAAACCTATCGCCGAGCTTGAGGAAAAGCTCGACGAAATGCGCGCCCTGATGGCCGAAAACGCTGAGGTGGATCTTTCTGCCGAAATATCCGCCCTAGAAGCGCGCGTTGCCGCCCTGCGCGAATCGGTCTATCGCAACCTGACACGCTGGCAACGGGTGCAAATCGCCCGCCATCCGGAGCGTCCCTATACGCTCGACTACATCGGAGCCCTCTCCGAAGGCTTCGTCGAGCTGCATGGCGACCGCTGCGTCGGTGACGACCCGGCTATCGTAGGGGGATTTGCGACGTTTCAGGGAAGCCGCTTCGGCTACCGCGACCGTACCGTGCTTTTTGTTGGCCATCAAAAAGGACGTGATACGAAAAGCCGTAAATTTCGCCGTTTTGGCATGCCCAATCCGGAGGGCTATCGAAAGGCCCTCCGGCTGATGAAGTTGGCGGCCAAGTTTGGCAAACCCATCATCACGCTGCTTGACACGCCAGGCGCCTATCCCGGCATTGAGGCCGAAGAGCGGGGCCAGGCGGAAGCTATTGCGCGAAATCTCTTTGAAATGGCGCGCCTGCCGGTTCCTATTGTGGTGGTCGTCATCGGCGAAGGCGCTTCAGGCGGCGCCCTGGGCATTGGGGTGGGCGACCGTATCTTGATGCTGGAAAATGCCTGGTACTCGGTAATCGCGCCAGAAAGCTGCTCTCAGATTCTCTGGCGCTCCTGGGACTACAAAGAGGAAGCTGCCCGTGCGCTGAAGCTTACCGCAGCCGATTTGCTCAAGCTGGGCGTCATTGATGAAATCATTCCCGAACCTATCGGCGGTGCGCACCGCGATCCGGAAGCCACCTTTCAGGCCGTGGGCGCTGCCATTGCTCGGGCCCTGCAAACGCTGGAAGGCATTGCCCCCCGAGCGTTGGTCGACAGCCGCATTGAAAAATTTGCGCGCATGGGCGTCTATCGAGAAGTTCCAGAAACCACCCCTTCGACAGAAACGGGAAGCGCATGA
- a CDS encoding gamma-glutamylcyclotransferase family protein: MNRCWHTPVCLPATLLFVYGTLRGQVHRFHPTTLREAVRLLGQATYRGRLYNLGTYPGVVPDPAHTVHGELYALRRPEAARIFAYLDAYEGCNPARPEAGEYRRVQDTVYLPSGHSLKAWIYLYNGDLSRARLIPSGDYLCCR, encoded by the coding sequence ATGAACCGCTGCTGGCATACCCCGGTCTGCTTACCCGCTACCCTTTTATTCGTTTACGGCACGCTTCGTGGACAGGTGCATCGTTTTCACCCTACAACGCTGCGTGAGGCGGTACGCTTGCTGGGACAGGCTACTTATCGCGGCCGTCTCTATAACCTCGGTACGTACCCGGGCGTGGTACCCGACCCTGCCCATACCGTTCACGGCGAGCTGTATGCCCTGCGGCGCCCTGAAGCCGCCCGTATTTTTGCCTATCTGGATGCTTATGAGGGATGCAATCCTGCTCGGCCGGAAGCAGGCGAATACCGGCGTGTTCAGGATACCGTATACCTGCCCTCTGGCCACTCCCTGAAGGCCTGGATCTATCTATATAACGGGGATCTATCCCGGGCGCGCCTGATCCCCTCGGGCGATTACCTGTGCTGTCGCTAA
- a CDS encoding succinate dehydrogenase iron-sulfur subunit: MKVTVKIKRFNPETDTEPHWETYEVDADPMDSALSLLLHIKWHIDGSLTFRKSCGHGICGSDAMKINGENRLACSVLVKDLVKGEGDTITFEPLPTAPVIKDLVIDQSRFFEKYRAVKPWLITRTPPPERERLQSPEDFALIEEATKCIMCGACTHACPSTWADPEYLGPAALLKAYRYTFDSRDEGAEERLPVVDSREGLWKCYTIFNCNEACPKEIDISRWLSALKRRAVMEVAAR, encoded by the coding sequence ATGAAAGTCACGGTTAAGATCAAACGGTTCAACCCGGAGACCGACACTGAGCCGCATTGGGAGACGTATGAGGTCGATGCGGATCCCATGGACAGCGCGCTGTCGCTGCTCCTGCATATCAAGTGGCACATTGACGGCTCCCTGACTTTCCGCAAGAGCTGCGGTCACGGCATCTGCGGCTCCGACGCCATGAAAATCAATGGCGAAAACCGACTGGCCTGCTCGGTGTTGGTCAAAGATCTGGTGAAAGGCGAAGGAGATACCATTACGTTTGAGCCACTGCCTACTGCCCCGGTTATCAAGGATCTCGTCATTGATCAGAGCCGCTTTTTTGAGAAATATCGGGCGGTTAAGCCCTGGCTGATTACGCGAACGCCGCCGCCAGAGCGAGAGCGGCTGCAGAGCCCGGAAGATTTTGCGCTCATTGAGGAAGCGACGAAGTGCATCATGTGCGGAGCCTGCACGCATGCCTGTCCCAGCACCTGGGCAGATCCAGAATACCTGGGACCAGCTGCGCTGCTTAAAGCCTACCGCTATACGTTTGATTCGCGCGATGAAGGAGCGGAGGAGCGATTGCCGGTAGTTGATTCGCGTGAGGGACTGTGGAAGTGCTACACAATTTTCAATTGCAACGAAGCCTGCCCCAAAGAAATTGACATTTCTCGTTGGCTTTCGGCATTGAAGCGGCGCGCTGTGATGGAAGTGGCAGCCCGCTAG
- a CDS encoding acyl-CoA thioesterase: MIRHVYQHRVRYRECDPMGMVYHAHYVDYLEAARTEALRALGLPYRELEDAGIIMPVVDLRLRFHQPAYYDELLDIITIIRELPRARLHLDYEVRRHETQELLATGQVTLCFVDRARNRPVRAPRALLDVLQKALTSPLSTDGQP; this comes from the coding sequence ATGATACGGCACGTCTATCAGCACCGGGTACGCTACCGAGAATGCGATCCGATGGGCATGGTGTATCATGCGCATTATGTGGATTATCTAGAAGCAGCCCGCACCGAAGCCCTGAGAGCGCTGGGCTTGCCATACCGCGAACTGGAGGACGCGGGCATCATTATGCCGGTGGTAGATCTACGCCTGCGCTTTCATCAACCCGCCTACTACGACGAGCTGCTGGACATTATTACGATTATCCGCGAGCTACCCCGAGCTCGGCTGCATCTCGACTATGAAGTGCGCCGCCATGAAACCCAGGAGCTATTGGCCACAGGACAGGTAACGCTTTGCTTTGTTGACCGCGCGCGCAACCGTCCTGTTCGGGCCCCCAGGGCCCTGCTGGATGTGCTGCAGAAAGCGTTAACGTCTCCTTTATCGACCGATGGCCAGCCTTGA
- a CDS encoding GvpL/GvpF family gas vesicle protein — translation MPVNNPDKPARRWFFSEEEIYQLTEASRQEALAQARTLLKQWWLEAILQQVTRHLAPPATQSEQEVYYVYGITWAGLSVKGPEPLETISFRNLQALVRRVPASEYSLDVIRQRLHDAAWLRAQLRAHHRLLASLQLEGPLLPLRFGTICPERQHVQALLSVNYEDFCATLALLHGRQEWVLWLDADRPRLQEAIALVHHLATDDPSLETETDRLLQMAAEHCHQTLAALADRSAVQHLDVHRHPVLRAAYLVATERSDAFRNQVASLKRAYQTLGIRLQLDGPTPPFNFARLHLEEASATVG, via the coding sequence ATGCCGGTGAATAATCCTGATAAGCCTGCTCGGCGCTGGTTTTTTTCCGAAGAGGAAATATACCAGTTGACCGAGGCCTCCCGACAGGAGGCGCTGGCCCAGGCCCGAACCCTGCTCAAACAGTGGTGGCTGGAAGCCATCCTCCAACAGGTTACCCGGCATCTGGCCCCTCCTGCTACCCAATCAGAACAGGAAGTTTATTACGTCTATGGTATCACATGGGCGGGCTTATCCGTGAAGGGACCTGAACCGCTGGAGACCATCTCGTTTCGTAACCTGCAGGCCCTGGTCCGGCGCGTCCCCGCCTCAGAGTATAGCCTGGACGTCATTCGTCAGCGATTGCACGATGCTGCATGGCTACGCGCACAACTACGCGCACATCATCGCCTGCTGGCTTCGCTCCAACTGGAAGGGCCCCTGTTGCCCTTGCGTTTTGGTACGATTTGCCCCGAAAGGCAACATGTACAGGCGCTCCTGAGCGTCAACTACGAAGATTTCTGTGCTACGCTGGCTTTGCTGCACGGCCGCCAGGAATGGGTGCTCTGGCTCGACGCTGACCGTCCCCGCTTGCAAGAAGCCATTGCGCTGGTCCACCACCTTGCAACCGACGACCCATCGCTGGAAACCGAGACGGACCGGCTACTTCAGATGGCAGCCGAACACTGCCACCAGACGCTGGCGGCGCTGGCCGATCGAAGTGCCGTCCAGCACCTTGATGTTCACCGCCATCCCGTTCTGCGGGCGGCCTACCTGGTGGCTACTGAACGCTCGGACGCCTTTCGGAATCAAGTGGCTTCCTTGAAACGGGCCTATCAAACGCTGGGCATCCGATTGCAACTCGATGGTCCTACACCGCCGTTTAACTTTGCCCGCCTGCACCTGGAAGAAGCGTCTGCAACTGTGGGATGA
- a CDS encoding LysM peptidoglycan-binding domain-containing protein — protein sequence MLRGLLFLLVAGSWAGVLQAQDTALVVRQLTLERLPAFPSEEIPFDRRVRLLGAGIFGLLPPSDSLSEAERLEYLARLYNQQARILQAEASGDLEQAARLLDEAMEALAALSRQPGMASDARFRELYRSLLTEYEHLYGATPDTLTLSYGDIFAFREAMFAAMDAVREPLLEDVIPANLSVPASTVPLTMNRLVKASMEYLLREPERHLLRWLSRAETYFPMIEQIFKEEGVPDELKYLAMIESGLNPYARSRAGAVGMWQFMAGTARLYGLKITPWVDERRDPEKSTRAAARHLKDLYALFGDWHLALAAYNAGTARVKRALRRAAAHRGTRQLTFWDIYPYLPRETRNYVPMFIAAALVASNPAALKLAVEPGPRYEYDYVPVQGMLSLEEIARMAGTTVAVLRALNPELRRNTLPPSRGPYFIRLPLGSYERFAEAYARLPADRKRPVTTYTVRRGDALSIIARRFGVSVSALMRANGLRSTLIRPGQRLIIPVPRYESNNALQLAEAKPVSVQYGSRAIRPLRITQPIQVATAVATPQATALPSSSEPAHTSTDAPPKKAKANTTRTPAAPTRVVYTVRRGDALSKIAQKYGVSVRDLKRWNNLSSNTIRVGQQLVLYLSEPVTPERIVYRVRRGDTLSEIAQRFGVSVRDLKRWNNLSSNTIRVGQRLTIYPEAGNTQGYTIYHVRPGDTLSEIAQRFGVSVRDLKRWNGLRSSRIYPGQRLKIFS from the coding sequence GTGTTACGAGGGCTGTTATTTTTGCTGGTGGCAGGAAGCTGGGCCGGCGTCCTTCAAGCTCAGGATACGGCTTTGGTCGTTCGGCAGCTTACGCTGGAGCGCTTACCGGCCTTCCCTTCGGAGGAAATCCCATTTGACCGACGCGTGCGCCTGCTGGGCGCTGGCATTTTCGGTTTGCTTCCGCCTTCCGACAGTCTGAGCGAGGCAGAACGTCTCGAATATCTGGCCCGGCTCTATAATCAACAGGCCCGCATTCTCCAGGCCGAAGCATCTGGCGATCTGGAGCAAGCTGCCCGTTTGCTTGATGAGGCAATGGAAGCCCTGGCTGCGTTGAGTCGGCAGCCTGGCATGGCCTCGGACGCGCGTTTTCGAGAGCTGTACCGATCCCTTCTGACTGAATACGAGCACCTCTATGGAGCGACGCCGGACACGTTGACGCTGAGCTACGGCGACATTTTCGCCTTTCGGGAGGCCATGTTTGCTGCGATGGATGCCGTGCGCGAGCCACTTTTAGAAGATGTGATTCCCGCCAATCTCTCTGTTCCAGCCAGTACGGTGCCCCTCACCATGAACCGGCTGGTCAAAGCCAGCATGGAATACCTGCTACGCGAACCCGAAAGGCATCTGCTGCGCTGGTTGAGCCGGGCCGAGACCTACTTTCCTATGATTGAGCAGATCTTTAAAGAAGAGGGCGTGCCGGATGAGCTGAAGTATCTGGCCATGATTGAAAGTGGCCTTAACCCTTACGCTCGAAGTCGAGCGGGTGCTGTAGGCATGTGGCAGTTCATGGCCGGCACGGCCCGGTTGTATGGCCTGAAAATTACACCGTGGGTAGACGAACGTCGGGATCCGGAAAAATCCACACGCGCAGCAGCTCGGCATCTGAAAGATCTGTATGCCCTATTTGGCGACTGGCATCTGGCACTGGCTGCCTACAATGCCGGAACTGCCCGCGTCAAGAGAGCCTTGCGTCGGGCAGCCGCTCATCGGGGTACCCGCCAACTTACGTTCTGGGATATCTATCCCTATTTGCCTCGCGAGACGCGCAACTATGTCCCCATGTTCATTGCAGCAGCTCTGGTTGCTTCCAATCCGGCGGCGCTCAAGCTGGCCGTTGAGCCGGGTCCCCGCTACGAGTACGATTACGTGCCCGTGCAGGGCATGCTCTCCCTGGAAGAAATTGCCCGCATGGCTGGCACAACGGTAGCAGTGCTGCGCGCCCTGAATCCTGAGCTGCGTCGCAACACACTGCCTCCCAGTCGAGGCCCCTACTTTATTCGCCTGCCGCTCGGAAGCTACGAGCGTTTTGCCGAAGCGTATGCTCGGCTACCGGCCGACCGAAAGCGTCCGGTTACCACCTATACGGTGCGCCGAGGCGACGCGCTCAGCATTATCGCTCGCCGCTTTGGCGTGAGCGTTTCGGCCCTCATGAGGGCCAACGGACTGCGCAGCACGCTCATCCGGCCCGGGCAGCGATTGATCATCCCCGTGCCCCGCTATGAGAGCAACAACGCGCTGCAACTGGCCGAAGCCAAACCGGTCAGCGTGCAGTATGGCAGCCGGGCAATCCGGCCGCTCCGGATCACCCAGCCCATCCAGGTAGCTACGGCCGTGGCGACGCCTCAGGCGACTGCTCTGCCCTCATCCTCAGAGCCGGCCCATACTTCGACAGACGCCCCTCCCAAAAAAGCTAAAGCCAATACGACCCGAACGCCTGCTGCCCCTACGCGTGTCGTGTATACCGTGCGACGGGGCGACGCCCTGAGCAAAATTGCCCAGAAGTACGGGGTCTCTGTGCGCGATCTCAAGCGATGGAACAATCTCTCCAGCAACACCATCCGCGTCGGCCAGCAACTGGTGCTCTATCTTTCGGAGCCAGTCACGCCCGAACGGATCGTGTACCGCGTGCGCCGGGGCGATACGCTCAGCGAAATCGCCCAGCGCTTCGGCGTCTCTGTGCGCGACCTCAAACGATGGAACAATCTCTCCAGCAACACCATCCGCGTCGGCCAACGGCTAACGATCTATCCGGAGGCGGGCAACACGCAAGGCTACACGATCTACCACGTGCGGCCGGGCGATACGCTCAGCGAAATCGCCCAGCGCTTTGGCGTCTCCGTACGCGACCTCAAACGATGGAATGGCCTGCGCTCCAGCCGCATCTATCCGGGCCAGCGGCTGAAAATCTTCTCTTGA
- the nadC gene encoding carboxylating nicotinate-nucleotide diphosphorylase: MPAEATSPATWPPYLDESTLDTLIQQWLAEDIGSGDVTTEATVPPERQARGLFLAKAGGIIAGLQVATRIFQQVDPNVRVYWHQADGSPVTAGTIFGTVEGAAQSLLMAERLALNLLQRMSGIATATHRLVERVRPYGTKVLDTRKTAPGLRLLDKWAVRLGGGVNHRLGLYDMILIKDNHIAAAGGIREAIEAAHRYRAQRPHPIPIEIEAHSLEDVDAILAIGGVDWILLDNFAQRLPDGTLNVAPLREAVQRINGRFYTEASGNISLETAEAIAATGVDAISCGALTHSVQALDLSLELTL, encoded by the coding sequence ATGCCTGCCGAAGCAACCTCCCCCGCCACATGGCCTCCCTATCTAGATGAAAGCACGCTGGACACGCTAATCCAGCAATGGCTAGCCGAAGACATCGGCTCCGGTGATGTGACCACTGAGGCCACCGTTCCGCCTGAACGCCAGGCCCGTGGCCTTTTCCTCGCCAAAGCCGGAGGCATCATTGCTGGACTCCAGGTGGCCACACGCATCTTCCAGCAGGTTGACCCGAACGTGCGCGTTTACTGGCACCAGGCAGATGGCTCGCCGGTTACGGCAGGCACCATTTTTGGCACTGTAGAAGGCGCTGCCCAAAGCCTCCTCATGGCCGAACGCCTCGCGCTCAACCTCTTGCAACGCATGAGCGGCATCGCGACAGCCACCCATCGGCTGGTCGAACGCGTGCGTCCTTACGGCACCAAAGTGCTCGACACACGCAAGACGGCTCCCGGGTTGCGATTGCTGGACAAATGGGCGGTGCGCCTGGGTGGCGGCGTCAACCATCGCCTGGGACTCTACGACATGATTCTAATCAAAGACAACCATATTGCGGCCGCGGGCGGCATCCGCGAAGCTATTGAAGCTGCCCACCGCTACCGCGCCCAACGCCCACACCCTATTCCTATAGAAATCGAAGCCCATTCCCTGGAAGATGTCGACGCCATTCTTGCTATCGGCGGCGTCGACTGGATCTTACTGGACAATTTTGCCCAGCGCCTTCCCGATGGCACGCTCAACGTAGCACCGCTTCGGGAAGCTGTCCAGCGCATCAATGGCCGCTTCTATACAGAAGCTTCTGGCAACATCTCACTTGAAACGGCCGAAGCTATTGCGGCAACTGGCGTAGATGCCATTTCCTGTGGCGCGCTCACGCACTCGGTCCAGGCCCTTGACCTGTCACTGGAACTCACGCTGTAG
- a CDS encoding cytochrome c3 family protein: MPQIFSRKTNRLPALSLAGSVFGGVLAVFLVWYYFSPEFYEVGYAPEQPVPYSHRIHVGKLGLDCRYCHGGVEIADKASIPSTQTCINCHSQILTDSPRLQAVRDSWATDRSIEWVKVHHLPDYAHFSHASHVNNGVGCETCHGRIDQMDVVRVVKPLSMGWCLECHRQPELYLRPQHEITTMGYQPPADYIERNLERIRKEGIRPPTNCSACHY; encoded by the coding sequence ATGCCGCAGATTTTTTCCAGAAAGACTAATCGGTTGCCGGCGCTTTCGCTGGCAGGCTCCGTGTTTGGGGGGGTGCTGGCTGTTTTTCTGGTCTGGTATTACTTTTCGCCGGAATTTTATGAAGTGGGCTATGCGCCAGAGCAGCCGGTGCCCTACAGCCATCGCATTCACGTGGGCAAGTTAGGGCTGGACTGTCGCTACTGTCATGGAGGGGTGGAGATCGCAGATAAGGCGAGCATTCCTTCTACGCAGACCTGCATCAACTGTCATAGTCAGATTTTGACAGATTCGCCCCGGCTGCAGGCGGTGCGGGATAGTTGGGCGACGGACCGGTCTATTGAATGGGTGAAGGTGCACCACCTGCCTGACTACGCGCATTTCAGTCATGCATCGCATGTAAACAACGGGGTGGGCTGTGAGACGTGCCACGGTCGCATTGATCAGATGGACGTGGTGCGTGTGGTCAAGCCGCTTTCGATGGGGTGGTGCCTGGAGTGTCATCGGCAGCCGGAGCTGTATTTGCGACCGCAGCATGAGATTACCACGATGGGGTATCAGCCGCCGGCTGATTACATTGAGCGTAACCTGGAGCGTATTCGGAAAGAGGGGATTCGTCCGCCTACAAACTGCTCGGCTTGCCATTACTGA